The DNA window CCAACAGTAACTTTGTAGCGAAGGTGTCTCCATGGCAAAGATGAAAGCGCTGGTCTGTCGCGAGTGCGGAAAAGAATACCCGGCGAAAGCCATTCACGTCTGCGAGATGTGCTTCGGCCCCCTCGAGGTGAAGTACAACTACGACGAGATCAAGGGGGTCGTCTCGCGCAAGAAGATCGAACAGGGCCCGCAAAGCATGTGGCGCTACATCGACCTGCTCCCGGTCGAGGGAACCGCGCTCATCGGCCCTCATGCGGGACTGACCCCGATGGTCCGCGCCAAGAACCTGGGTGCGTTCCTCGGCATCGACGAGCTCTACATCAAGAACGACACGGTCAACCACCCGACCCTTTCGTTCAAAGATCGCGTCGTCTCGGTCGCGCTGACACGGGCCCGCGAGTTGGGCTTTGAAACGGTCGCCTGTGCCTCGACCGGCAACCTGGCCAATTCGGTGGCCGCGCATGCAGCGGCGGCCGGCATGAAGTGCTACGTGTTCATTCCCGCGGACCTCGAAGCCGCCAAGGTGCTCGGCAACCTGATCTACAAGCCGAACGTGGTGGAAGTGGAAGGCAACTACGACGACGTCAACCGGCTCTGCAGCGAAATTGCCGCCGAGCACGGATGGGCCTTCGTCAACATCAACATTCGTCCCTACTATGCGGAAGGGTCCAAGACCTTGGCGTTCGAGACGGTGGAACAGCTCGGGTGGCGCACGCCGGATCAGGCCGTCATCCCGATGGCGTCCGGCTCGCTCCTCACCAAGATTTGGAAGGGCTTGAACGAAATGCACGCCCTCGGCCTGGTGGACGAGGTCCGGACCAAAGTCAACGGCGCCCAGGCGGAAGGCTGCTCTCCGATTGCCACGGCGTTCCTGGCGGGCAGAGACTTCTTCAAGCCGGTCAAGCCCAAGACCATCGCCAAGTCGCTGGCCATCGGCAACCCGGCCGACGGTTACTACGCCTTGAAGGCCACAGCCGAAAGCAAGGGCGCCATGGAAGCGGTGACCGACGAGGAAGTGGTCGAGGGCATCAAGCTGTTGGCTCAGACCGAAGGCATCTTCGCGGAAACGGCCGGCGGCGTGACGATCGGCGTGCTGCGCAAGTTGGTCAAAAAAGGGATCATCAAGAAAAGCGACGTGACGGTCGCCTATATCACAGGCAACGGGCTCAAGACGCAGGAAGCCGTGGTGGATGCCGTGGGACGTCCTTACCGCATTCAGCCGAGCCTGCTCAGCTTCCAAAATACCTTCAAAATGGGAAAGAACGGTGGTGGTGACGCATGATTAAAGTACGCATTCCGACTCCCCTGCGGACCCTGACCAAGGGCCAGGGAGAAGTCGAAGCCCCTGCAGGCAGCATCGACGATATGATCGGCACGCTGGACGCAACCTATCCCGGCCTCAAGAGCCGGCTTTGCGACGAAAAGGGCGACCTGCGCCGCTTCGTCAACATCTACGTCAACGAAGAGGACATCCGTTTCCTGAACGGAAAGGAGACCTCGTTGAAAGACGGCGACGAAGTGTCCATCGTCCCAGCCATCGCCGGAGGCTAATCATGACGAGCCTGCGTTTTCACATTCGTTTTCCGGAAACCAAGATCAAAGAACCGATCATTTACCAGATCGGCCATGAGTTCAAAGTCGTCACAAACGTGCGCCGGGCGGACGTGCGCGAGACGACCGGCTGGATGGACCTTGAACTCACGGGCGACACGGCGGAAATCGAGCGCGCGATCGACGGATTCCGCGCCAAGGGCTGCGTCGTCGACCCCATCGAACTCAACGTGGTGGAGTAACTCACGCCGATCGCACCTCATGGAGGCTGTCCCGCATTCGACGTTCCGCTTCGCGACGAGAGACCAACGACATGGAATTTACCGATACGCAAATACAGCGTTATAGCCGGCATATCATCTTGAGCGAAGTCGGCGGCAAGGGCCAGATGAAGCTGGCCAAGGCCAAAGTCCTGCTCATCGGCGCAGGAGGTCTGGGATCTCCGGCCGCGCTTTATCTGGCGGCAGCCGGCATCGGCACCATCGGCCTCGTCGACGGCGACGTCGTGGACCTGTCCAACCTCCAACGGCAGATTCTCCATTCGACCGCGACCCTTGGCCAGCCGAAGGTGGAATCAGGCCGCAAGACGATCACCGCCATCAATCCCGACGTGGACGTGAAGACCTTCCAGATGAACGTCGACAGCGACAACATTCTTGATTTGGTTTCGAAATTCGACGTCGTGCTCGACGGATCGGATAACTTTTCGACCCGCTTCCTCGTCAACGATGCCTGCTTCTTCGCGAAGAAAACACTCGTGTCTGCGAGCATGTTTCGTTTCGAAGGGCAGCTCACGACAATCAAGCCCCATGCTGGCTACCCCTGCTATCGCTGCTTGTACCCGGAGCCTCCGCCGGCCGGCCTCGTGCCGAGCTGCCAGGAAGCCGGCGTGCTGGGCGTCCTCGCGGGAACGATGGGCATTTTGCAGGCCTCGGAAGCGATCAAGGAAATCCTCGGCATCGGCGAAACGATCGCCGACAAACTCCTGATCTACGATGCGCTGGAGATGAAATTCCGAAAAGTCTCGCGCCCCAAGGATCCGCGCTGCCCCCTCTGCAGCTCGACCCCGACCATTACCAGCCTCGGTGGCGACTATACCGTCACCTGCACGATCTGACGTGGCGGACCTGTCGATTCCCCAACGAATCCTGGATGAGATCGTCGCGCACGCGCGCGAGCTGACGCCGTATGAGTGCTGCGGCCTGCTTGCCGGCAAGGACGGCACGGTCACGGACCTCTACCGCATCACGAACGTGGTCGCGCTCGAAGGAGCCTCGCAACTGGCGAGCTTCGACGACGCGAAGCTCTCGCACCTCTCCCGGCTGTCGCCCCAGGAGCGCGCCGAGATCGCCTTTGTGATGGATGCGCGGGATCTCGCGCTGGCGCAAAAAGACATGCGGAAGCGAGGCTTGCAGCTTCAGGTCGTCTACCACTCCCATCCGCACGACCCTGCCCGCCCTTCCGTAACCGACATCAAGATCGCCACGGATTACGAAGACTACTGGGGCAAAATCAATCTTCCGATTCCGGCCTACACGATCGTCTCGCTCATGCACGCAGCGCCCGATCTGCGCACCTACTGGATCAAGGGCGGAACCGTCAGCATCACAGACCTGCGGATCATCTGACGTCGACGCAATTCTCCTCTACCAATCCCCAGGGGACGATGCCATAATTGCCCTTTCTTTTTTGACGGGAGGGGGTTTGCCATGCGTCATCTGCCGCTCTTCATTGCACTTATTGCGATCTATTTCGGCGCGGGCCTGGCGACGCCGCCGGCTGCGAATGCCGTGGAGAAGAGCTTTTACAGCCCGGTGATCCATGTGGACAAGGAAAACAGCCGCATCCTCATTTCCACCTCCGGCTCGGTCTTTTGGATTGAAGTTCCGGAAGCGGCGAGGCCGCACATGGACAAGCTTCCGATCTCCGGATTAGCCGATTTCGTGGTAGAAGTGACGGAAGGACAACCGCCGGTACTGAAGAGCTGGAAGGTCAAGTCGGGAGAATCGACCTGCCTGCACTTTGACGGAAAAGTCTGCAAATAGGCTGAACGCAGTTGGTGAGTTCGTGATCTGGTGAGTTAGCGACCTGCCGTTTGCTCATTGGACGTTGCTCCAATTAACGATCCACCGGATCACCACCTCGGACGTTACTCGGAGCTGCCGAGCATGTCGTCGACCAGCGGACGGTTGATGTCGGTACAACCCATGCAGATCGTATCGAACAACGCCTCGTGGTCGGAGACGAAGTTCCGACCATCGACCAGCTTCTCTGCGATCACCTGGTCGTAGCAGACGTCGCAGAGCATCATCAATCCGCGCTGGACCCCGACCGTTTTTCGTCCCGCACTTCCTCCCATGACCGGCCTCTCCTTTATATGATCACGGCGTGCGCCTGCGCGCTACACCGACCCTTTTTGTCTTGCCACCCAGAAATCTTCCTGCTCCAGGTCGATTCCACATTCAGCACATTCATAGGGCTGCTCGGCCGGGGGGATCGATAATTCCGTCCGCACAAGACGCCCCCGGCACACATGATAAAACCGCCCCCGTGCATCCTCGGTATCCAACGGATCGTGTTCGTAGACCAGAACCATCGTTATCCCTCTTCCTAGCTTCATTCACGAAAGACATTCATGCCACGTTGCACGAAGAGTATCTCGTGAAGCGCATTTCGTATCTCGAATCCAAATCCCAGTCACGACACGTCGCTTCACGAAAGACGCGTCAAATTTGAAACTGTGCCTCGTAGAGCGCGGCATAGACGCCCCCGCGTCGAATGAGATCCTCGTGTACGCCTTCCTCGACGATCATTCCCCGCTCGACCACGACGATGCGATCCACGTCGTGCAGGGTCGCCAGGCGATGCGCGATGATGAACGTCGTCCGGCCTTTCGTCAGATCGTTGAGCGCCTCGCGGATCTTCACCTCGGTTTCCGTATCGATATTCGACGTCGCTTCATCGAAGATCACGATCGGCGGATCTTTGAGCAGCACGCGGGCAATCGACACCCGTTGTTTCTGGCCGACGGACAACTTCACGCCGCGCTCGCCGATCCAGGTATCATAGCCGTCCGGGAGAGCGGAAATAAAATCGTGGGCCCGCGCCGCCCTGGCCGCCGCTTCGACCCGCTCATGGCTCGCGGTCAAGTCGCTGTAGAGAATATTCTCGCGCACCGTCCCGTTGAACAGAAACGGCTCCTGCTGCACCAACCCGATCTGGCTTCGCAGGAACCCCAGAGGCATGTCCCGCACATCATAGCCGTCGATCAAGACCGCGCCGCTCCGCACGTCGTAAAAACGCACCAAGAGTTTCAACAGCGACGTCTTCCCCGCGCCGCTCGGACCGACCAAGGCAATCCGCTGTCCGGCTTCGACATGCAGGTTGACGTGGGACAATACGGTGCCTTCGTGCCGATACCCGAATGCGACGTCGCGGTACTCGACCCGACCCCTCAGACGTTGGACGGGAGCAAGCACGCCAGGGCGATCCTGGACCTCCGGCTTCGCGTCCAAAATTTCAAACACCCGTTCGCTCGCCGCCAAGGCATGCTGCAACATGTGGTTGAGCGAGTGGATCTCATTCACCGGCGTATAGAACAGCGTCAGGTAGGACAAAAACATGACCAACTGCCCGACCGTCAAACGGCCGGCCATGACCTCTTGGGCACCGTACCAGAGGATCAGGACAGTCCCGCTGCTGCCGACGAAGACCATCCCAGGCCAATACCACGACCACAGATACATCGCCTTCAGGCTGTTCTGGCTGTAGGCCTCGCTCAGTTTCTCGAATCGACGACGCTCATACTCATGCTGACTGAAGCCGATCGTTTCCTTGATCCCGGACAATGCATCCTGCAGATAGGCATTGAGCTCCGCCACGCTCTTTCTCGTGTTGTAATAGTACCCGTGCACCCGGCGTGTGAACCACACGGCAGACACGATCAGGATCGGGATCGGCACGAGGGACAGCAGGGCCAGCTTCCAATTGAGCGTGAAGAGCATCACGGTGATGCCGACCAGCGTGAGCGAGGCGGTCAGCAGCCCTTCGAGCCCGTCCACAAAAATCCGCTCGACATGCTCCGTGTCGCTGGTTACCCGGGTCATGATTTCACCCGTGGACCGATTCTCAAAATAGCTCAACGACAGCCGCTGCAATGCAGTGAACACCTGCATCCGCAACGAATGCACGGCCTGTTGCTCCAGCTTGTTGTTGAAGCGCACGCGCATGAAACTGGCGACGTTTCGCAACACGTAGGACAGCAGCAGCGCGCCGAGGACCGCCGTCAACAGATCAGACTGACGGGCCTGGATGACATCGTCGATGACGATCTTGATCAGGTAGGGCGGAACGAGTTCCAACGCCGTGGCCACCGCGGCACAGACAAAGGTCGTCACCGCCAGCCATTTGAACGGCTTCAGATAGGAAAGGACTCTGAGGAGAGATTTCACAACACGTCGGCGAGCCGGACCGGGTTAGATGACGCTGGCCGGTTCCTTCTGCCAATATTTCTGGAATTCTTCCATCTGCGTCAGCGTGGACATGTCGGTCATCCGATCAAGGAACACCTTCCCGATCAGGTGATCGATCTCGTGCTGGATGCAGACCGCATAAAGTCCGCTGGCCTCGATATCCTGGCGCTTGCCCGTCCGGTCCAGCGCCGTTACCCGCACCATGGAGGGACGGGTCACCTTGCCGCGCAGACCGTCGACGCTGAGACAACCTTCCCAGAATTCAGCCTGTTCAGGACCATAGTACACGATGGTCGGATTGATCAACACCGTCGACGGGAAGCCCCCTTCACCCGGACAATCCATCACCACCAGCTGCACCGATCGCCCCACCTGCGGCGCGGCCAAACCGATGCCCGGCTCGTCGTACATTGTCTCATACATATCGTCGATCAGCTGCTGGAACGCCGCCTTCTTGATTTCGGCAGGATCCACCGCTTGCGACTGCTGCCGGAGAATCGGGTTCCCCAGCTTCGTAATTTTCAGAATGGCCATCGCGTTTCCTCGCTCAAAAAAATCTAACACAGGCTCCCGCGGCCCCGCAACCAAACGAACGCTCGGCGCGCGGGCCGCTCAGCCGCTGCGTCGGCGCTGCTGGGGCGGCGGCAGTTCGAACGAGTCCTTCGAGGCATTCCACCACTCGGTCCATTCCTGCATCCAATTTTGCCGGTCCTGCTTGCTCGAGGCTTCCCAGTCGTGGAACTCGGTTTCGTGACGGGTCAACATCCAGAGCGATTGGACCGCAGAGATCGCCACATACCGCTCCTCATCCGCGACCAGCTCGATCAGGGGCTGGATCACATGTTTATCCCGGATATAGCGGGATTCGAACGCCGCCACCTTCCTGATGGTCGGGTTGGCATCCTTCGCCATCACCTCGATAGCAGCGGGAGCCTGCAACGGATCGAGCCTCACCGCCACGCGCAGGGCGTGCTCCCGAATGCGCGGCAACTCGTTGACCTGCTTGGCTGCTTCGAGGAGAGCCGGCACCGCCGTGGGCGATTTCAGCATCGACAGCGTTTCGATCGCGTTGTATCGGATTCTCGGCCCCGGCATCGTCAGGGCCTTGGTCAGGACCGGCACGACCGATTCACCCAAGTGCACGAATTCCCCCATCGCCCAAAACTCCTGCTTGCCTTCCAGCAAAGGCAACAAGGCCTCCGCGCGCTGCAGTTCTTCCGCAGACAACGGGTTGGTGTTCGGCGCGACCGACACGTCGGGAATGGGTTCCGACTTGGGCGGCATCTCATAGGGCACCTGGACGAGCCACACCGTTTCGGCCGATGCCGTCGGGGCAAGGGCGATGCTCTGCCACAACGCGAACAGAAGGACACCCAACTGGCTGATTCGATCACGACCGGCTGCGGGGGATCTCATGCGACGATTCCTTTCCTATCCTTGGGACATATGCTCAGGCTCCGGGGCTCCCGGAGTCCCCGAATGTTGCGAAGAGGCCGAACGACGGTGCACCAGCTCATACAAGACTGGCAGGACCACCAGAATCAGCACGGCGGCCGTCAACATGCCGCCCACGACGACCCGCGCCAACGGCTTCTGGGCTTGCGAGCCGATGCCTGTCGCCAGGGCGGCCGGCAAAAGTCCGATGGCCGCGCCGAGCGTCGCCATGAGGATCGGACGCATTTGCATCTCGGCCCCCTTGATGACCGCCTCGCGCAGGCCAAGCCCGCTGACCCGCAGCTCTTCTATCCGAGAGATTAGCAAGAGTCCCCCCAGAATCGCCACCCCCAGAGTCGAAATGACGCCGACGGCGGCGGAGATGCTGAAATTGGTGCCGGTCAGGACCAGAGCGAAGACACCGCCGATCAGCGCAAACGGCACCGTCACGAGCACCAACAACGCATTTTTGAAGGAATTGAACGTCGTATAAAGAAGGAATAGGATCAGCAACATGCTGAGCGGAACGATACCGAGCAGCCGTTTCTGCTCCTCCTTCAACTGATCGTACTGGCCGGCCCACTCGGTTCGATAGCGCTCTGGCAACTCGACCGCGGCCGCAATCTTCCCCTGCGCCTCCTTGACGGTACTCTCAAGGTCGCGATCGCGCACACTGAACTTGATCGGGATGTATCGTTCATTGTTCTCCCGGTAGATGAGGAAGGCGCCGGTCTGGGTCTTGATGGTCGCCAGCTGCTTCAGCGGGATGCGCGCGCCATCCGGCGTGTTGACCAGGATGTTGCCGATCGTCTCGGCATCCCGGCGATATTCAGGCAAGAACCGCACGACCAAGTCGAACAGCCGCTCTCCTTCAAATACCTGGGTGACGCCCTGCCCGCCGACGGCGGCCTGCACCACGGCATTGACGTCGGAGATTCGCAATCCATACCTGGCGCTGGCCTCGCGGTCGACCTGAATCAGCAGATTCGGTTGTCCGACCAGCCGGAAAATACCCAGGTCCTTCACACCCCGGATGCCACGCATGACTTCCTCGATTTCCATTGCCTTGGCTTCCAGGACTTTCAGATCCGAGCCGAAGAGTTTGATCGAGTTTTCCCCTTTCACGCCGGACATTGCTTCTTCGACGTTGTCCTGGATCACCTGTGAGAAGTTGAAGATCACGCCGGGAATCGATTTCAGCCGCCCTTCGATTTCCTCGATCAGTCGGTCCTTCGTCATCCCAGGGCGCCATTCTTTCCCAGGCTTCAGGTTGGCCAAAAATTCTCCGTTGAAGAAGCTCGTCGGGTCGGTGCCGTCGTCGGGCCGCCCCAGCTGAGAGACGATCGTCGTCACTTCCGGTGAACTGCGGAACATCTGCCGGATCTCTCCGGTCAAGCGCGCGGCCTCGTCGAAGGAGATGTCGACCGGCATGGTGGCCCGAACCCAGAGATTACCTTCCTCCAGCGCCGGCATGAACTCGCCGCCCACAAACTGCAACGCCACGAGCGATGCCAGCCACAAGACCAGCGAGGCGGCGAGCACCTTGACCTTGTGCCCGAGCGCCCACTCAAGCGTCGATAGGTAGCGGCGCCGCACCGCCGCAACGAGCACCGTATCCTGTTCGGTAATCGCCCCCTTCAGCAGCAGCGAGCACAGCACCGGCGCGAGCGTGAACGCCATCAAGAGCGCGCCGGCCAATGCAAATCCATAGGTGATGGACATGGGCGCGAAAATCCGTCCGGGTACGCCCGTCATCGTGAACAGCGGAATGAACGCGACCACGATGATCGCGGTCGAGAAGAAAATGGGACGCCCCACTTGTCTGGCCGCACGGACGATGACTTGGGGTACGGTGAGGCCGGTGCGTCGATCGTGCGCCAAATGGAAGAAGATGCTTTCCACCATCACCAGCGTCGCATCGACGATGATCCCGAAATCGATCGCGCCCAGCGAGATCAAGTTCGCGGATTGCTTGATCAGCACCATCATCGTGAACGTAAAGAGCAACGACAGCGGAATCGTCAGCGCGACGATGATCGAGGCCCGCAAATTCCCCAGAAATACGAGCAGGATCAGGAAGACCAGAACCATCCCGCTGATGAGGATGTCCGTGACCGTCTCGACGGTCGTGTGGATCAACGCGGTGCGGTCGTAGAAGGTTTTGATCTTGACGCCATCCGGCAACTTCCACTTGTTGAGATCCGCGACTTTCTCCCGCACCCGCTCCAGGACATTCAGCGCCTTGTACCCCCGCTGCAAGAGAATGACCCCTTCGACCACGTCGTCCTTGTCATCGATGCCGACTTTGCCGAGCCTGACGCGATGGCCGACGGTGACGGAGCCGAGGGTCTTCACGAAGATCGGCGTCCCTTCTTTCTCGACCACCATCACGTTCTCGATGTCCTGCAGGTTGTTGATCAGCCCCAGCCCGCGAATGTTGTAGTTCTGCCCTCCGACGGTGAGATAGTTCCCGCCGACGTTGGCATTGCTGTTGCTGAGGGCCTCCATGACCTGGGCCAAACTGACGCCGTAGCTGATCAATTTTCCGGGATCGATATCGACGTGATATTCGCGGGTCGTGCCGCCGAACGCGGTCACGTCGATGACCCCGGGAATGCGCCGAAATTCCCGCCGTAACTGCCAATCCTGAATGGTCTTTAGGTCGGTGAGACTGGTCTGCGGAATACCCTCAAGCTCATAGCGATAGATTTCGGCGATCGCCCACCAGGGGGAGAGGGTCGGCTGAACGTTTTGCGGGAGTGTGACCGTCGCCAGACGGTTGATGACTTCCTGCCGGTCGAAAAAGTAGTTCGTGTCGAAATCGAAGTAGATCTTAATATCGCTCAACCCGAAAATCGACAGCGAGCGGATGTCGGCCAGGCCGGGCATGCCGTTGAGCGCCACCTCGAGCGGAATCGTGATCTGCCGTTCGATTTCTTCGGCGGACCAGCCCGGATACTGCGTGATGACCTCGACCATCGGCGGCGAGGGGTCCGGATAGGCGACGATGTCGAGGAGATGAAACGCGTACAGACCGCCGAACAAGAGGGTCAAACCGAGAGTGCAGATGAGGAACCGCTGGACGAGGGAGAGTTCGACGATGCGCGCGATCATGCGATGTGAACGCTCATCCCTTGACGTCCTGTCCCTTGACCAGCACGGCGCCCTTCGTCACGATGCGCTCGCCGGGCGTGAGCCCTTCCAGCACCCGCACGAATTCCGCCGACACGCTGGAGACCTTCACTTCCTTCTTCACGAATTTATCGCCGGCCTCGACCAGATACACGAAATGCTTCCCATCGATTTCGACCACGGCTTCCTTGGGGATCGCCAGAAACGGCAGCGCGTCGCCCACGTCCAGGCGCAACCGGGCGAACATTTCCGGCTTGAGCTTCTGCTCCTGGTTGTCGACCCAGGCGCGCACCTTGATCGTCCTGGTGTTAGGATCGACCACGTCGCCGATGGAAGCGACCACCGCACCGAAGTCGGTCGAGGGATAGGCTTCCACGTTGACACGGGCCACCTGGCTCACCTTCACCAACGCCAGGTCCCGCTCGTACACGTCGGCCACCACCTGCAGCCGCTCCAAATCCGCCACGGTAAACAACACCTGCCCGACGTCTCCTCCCACCGACTGGCCCGGCGTCACGGTCCGTTCGACCACCGTTCCCGTCAACGGGCTCTTCATCTCGAAGCGTGAGGTGATGCGCTGCTGCGCGAGCGGTTTATCCAATTCGGAAGCGGAAATGCGCAGGGAAAGCAACCGTTCCTTCGCCCGCCGAAATTCCGCGCGAGCCTTGATGAGATCGTTTTCCGCCTGCTTCAGGTCTTTCAAGGCAAGCGCTTTTGTCGCGTAGAGCTCCTTGGCCAGTTCCTGTGCCCTGGTGGCGTACTCGAGGTCGGAGGCTTCCTTGACGAATTCCGAGTAGGCAGCGGTGATGTCGGGGCTGTCGATGACGAGGAGAGTATCGCCGGCCTTGACGCGATCGCCCAAATGGGCGCGCACCTCCACGACACGGCCCTGGAGAGGGGATGAGATCTTCGAATAGCGATCTTCTCCATACGCGACCTTGCCGACCAACACCAACTCCGGCTGCACCGGCTTCAACTGCACAACCGCCGTTTCCACTTGGCCGGCTATGGGAGAAGCCGGCTGGCCTGCGGCGGTTTGCACGGCGCCCGTCGCCGGTTCGCTTGAAGTCCCCGGCGTCGTGGGCTCCTGAGTCTGACTGCAGGACCAGACCGTGCAGACCGACAGCGTCATCAGCAGACGGGCCGCCGCCAAGGTCATGACGACACCTCCTGCCCTACGGCACTCTCCAATTGAAACAGGTTGTGCTGGTAGGAAAACAGGGCCTCGATAAAGTTCTGTTGAATCGTCCGGGACGTACGCGCGGCATCGAGCAAGTCCAGAATCGTGGCCCCTCCCCGCTCATAGGCCCGCTCGACGATAGTAAAGGTGGAGCGGGCATCGTCCAACACGCCGGCCAGGT is part of the Nitrospiraceae bacterium genome and encodes:
- a CDS encoding threonine synthase; amino-acid sequence: MKALVCRECGKEYPAKAIHVCEMCFGPLEVKYNYDEIKGVVSRKKIEQGPQSMWRYIDLLPVEGTALIGPHAGLTPMVRAKNLGAFLGIDELYIKNDTVNHPTLSFKDRVVSVALTRARELGFETVACASTGNLANSVAAHAAAAGMKCYVFIPADLEAAKVLGNLIYKPNVVEVEGNYDDVNRLCSEIAAEHGWAFVNINIRPYYAEGSKTLAFETVEQLGWRTPDQAVIPMASGSLLTKIWKGLNEMHALGLVDEVRTKVNGAQAEGCSPIATAFLAGRDFFKPVKPKTIAKSLAIGNPADGYYALKATAESKGAMEAVTDEEVVEGIKLLAQTEGIFAETAGGVTIGVLRKLVKKGIIKKSDVTVAYITGNGLKTQEAVVDAVGRPYRIQPSLLSFQNTFKMGKNGGGDA
- a CDS encoding MoaD/ThiS family protein, yielding MIKVRIPTPLRTLTKGQGEVEAPAGSIDDMIGTLDATYPGLKSRLCDEKGDLRRFVNIYVNEEDIRFLNGKETSLKDGDEVSIVPAIAGG
- a CDS encoding NIL domain-containing protein, yielding MTSLRFHIRFPETKIKEPIIYQIGHEFKVVTNVRRADVRETTGWMDLELTGDTAEIERAIDGFRAKGCVVDPIELNVVE
- the moeB gene encoding molybdopterin-synthase adenylyltransferase MoeB, with amino-acid sequence MEFTDTQIQRYSRHIILSEVGGKGQMKLAKAKVLLIGAGGLGSPAALYLAAAGIGTIGLVDGDVVDLSNLQRQILHSTATLGQPKVESGRKTITAINPDVDVKTFQMNVDSDNILDLVSKFDVVLDGSDNFSTRFLVNDACFFAKKTLVSASMFRFEGQLTTIKPHAGYPCYRCLYPEPPPAGLVPSCQEAGVLGVLAGTMGILQASEAIKEILGIGETIADKLLIYDALEMKFRKVSRPKDPRCPLCSSTPTITSLGGDYTVTCTI
- a CDS encoding M67 family metallopeptidase; this translates as MADLSIPQRILDEIVAHARELTPYECCGLLAGKDGTVTDLYRITNVVALEGASQLASFDDAKLSHLSRLSPQERAEIAFVMDARDLALAQKDMRKRGLQLQVVYHSHPHDPARPSVTDIKIATDYEDYWGKINLPIPAYTIVSLMHAAPDLRTYWIKGGTVSITDLRII
- a CDS encoding ABC transporter ATP-binding protein, which gives rise to MAVTTFVCAAVATALELVPPYLIKIVIDDVIQARQSDLLTAVLGALLLSYVLRNVASFMRVRFNNKLEQQAVHSLRMQVFTALQRLSLSYFENRSTGEIMTRVTSDTEHVERIFVDGLEGLLTASLTLVGITVMLFTLNWKLALLSLVPIPILIVSAVWFTRRVHGYYYNTRKSVAELNAYLQDALSGIKETIGFSQHEYERRRFEKLSEAYSQNSLKAMYLWSWYWPGMVFVGSSGTVLILWYGAQEVMAGRLTVGQLVMFLSYLTLFYTPVNEIHSLNHMLQHALAASERVFEILDAKPEVQDRPGVLAPVQRLRGRVEYRDVAFGYRHEGTVLSHVNLHVEAGQRIALVGPSGAGKTSLLKLLVRFYDVRSGAVLIDGYDVRDMPLGFLRSQIGLVQQEPFLFNGTVRENILYSDLTASHERVEAAARAARAHDFISALPDGYDTWIGERGVKLSVGQKQRVSIARVLLKDPPIVIFDEATSNIDTETEVKIREALNDLTKGRTTFIIAHRLATLHDVDRIVVVERGMIVEEGVHEDLIRRGGVYAALYEAQFQI
- the def gene encoding peptide deformylase — its product is MAILKITKLGNPILRQQSQAVDPAEIKKAAFQQLIDDMYETMYDEPGIGLAAPQVGRSVQLVVMDCPGEGGFPSTVLINPTIVYYGPEQAEFWEGCLSVDGLRGKVTRPSMVRVTALDRTGKRQDIEASGLYAVCIQHEIDHLIGKVFLDRMTDMSTLTQMEEFQKYWQKEPASVI
- a CDS encoding HEAT repeat domain-containing protein; translation: MRSPAAGRDRISQLGVLLFALWQSIALAPTASAETVWLVQVPYEMPPKSEPIPDVSVAPNTNPLSAEELQRAEALLPLLEGKQEFWAMGEFVHLGESVVPVLTKALTMPGPRIRYNAIETLSMLKSPTAVPALLEAAKQVNELPRIREHALRVAVRLDPLQAPAAIEVMAKDANPTIRKVAAFESRYIRDKHVIQPLIELVADEERYVAISAVQSLWMLTRHETEFHDWEASSKQDRQNWMQEWTEWWNASKDSFELPPPQQRRRSG
- a CDS encoding efflux RND transporter permease subunit, with protein sequence MIARIVELSLVQRFLICTLGLTLLFGGLYAFHLLDIVAYPDPSPPMVEVITQYPGWSAEEIERQITIPLEVALNGMPGLADIRSLSIFGLSDIKIYFDFDTNYFFDRQEVINRLATVTLPQNVQPTLSPWWAIAEIYRYELEGIPQTSLTDLKTIQDWQLRREFRRIPGVIDVTAFGGTTREYHVDIDPGKLISYGVSLAQVMEALSNSNANVGGNYLTVGGQNYNIRGLGLINNLQDIENVMVVEKEGTPIFVKTLGSVTVGHRVRLGKVGIDDKDDVVEGVILLQRGYKALNVLERVREKVADLNKWKLPDGVKIKTFYDRTALIHTTVETVTDILISGMVLVFLILLVFLGNLRASIIVALTIPLSLLFTFTMMVLIKQSANLISLGAIDFGIIVDATLVMVESIFFHLAHDRRTGLTVPQVIVRAARQVGRPIFFSTAIIVVAFIPLFTMTGVPGRIFAPMSITYGFALAGALLMAFTLAPVLCSLLLKGAITEQDTVLVAAVRRRYLSTLEWALGHKVKVLAASLVLWLASLVALQFVGGEFMPALEEGNLWVRATMPVDISFDEAARLTGEIRQMFRSSPEVTTIVSQLGRPDDGTDPTSFFNGEFLANLKPGKEWRPGMTKDRLIEEIEGRLKSIPGVIFNFSQVIQDNVEEAMSGVKGENSIKLFGSDLKVLEAKAMEIEEVMRGIRGVKDLGIFRLVGQPNLLIQVDREASARYGLRISDVNAVVQAAVGGQGVTQVFEGERLFDLVVRFLPEYRRDAETIGNILVNTPDGARIPLKQLATIKTQTGAFLIYRENNERYIPIKFSVRDRDLESTVKEAQGKIAAAVELPERYRTEWAGQYDQLKEEQKRLLGIVPLSMLLILFLLYTTFNSFKNALLVLVTVPFALIGGVFALVLTGTNFSISAAVGVISTLGVAILGGLLLISRIEELRVSGLGLREAVIKGAEMQMRPILMATLGAAIGLLPAALATGIGSQAQKPLARVVVGGMLTAAVLILVVLPVLYELVHRRSASSQHSGTPGAPEPEHMSQG
- a CDS encoding efflux RND transporter periplasmic adaptor subunit, yielding MTLAAARLLMTLSVCTVWSCSQTQEPTTPGTSSEPATGAVQTAAGQPASPIAGQVETAVVQLKPVQPELVLVGKVAYGEDRYSKISSPLQGRVVEVRAHLGDRVKAGDTLLVIDSPDITAAYSEFVKEASDLEYATRAQELAKELYATKALALKDLKQAENDLIKARAEFRRAKERLLSLRISASELDKPLAQQRITSRFEMKSPLTGTVVERTVTPGQSVGGDVGQVLFTVADLERLQVVADVYERDLALVKVSQVARVNVEAYPSTDFGAVVASIGDVVDPNTRTIKVRAWVDNQEQKLKPEMFARLRLDVGDALPFLAIPKEAVVEIDGKHFVYLVEAGDKFVKKEVKVSSVSAEFVRVLEGLTPGERIVTKGAVLVKGQDVKG